A window from Primulina huaijiensis isolate GDHJ02 chromosome 11, ASM1229523v2, whole genome shotgun sequence encodes these proteins:
- the LOC140988263 gene encoding RING-H2 finger protein ATL67-like has translation MSATTPPVKSSFSQNFSSIGLGYAIAIAFGFLVLFSTILLASYICCRSATARRRRRHHRSLSSTNPAPSTENSVYLPRIIFVAEDDESDSQNVVVGLDQSVIDSYPKFVFSKRNGNGGNETVCSICLCEYREAEMLRMLPDCRHYFHVMCVDAWLKLNASCPVCRNSPLLTPLSTPLQEVVPLSQYSDGRRTA, from the coding sequence ATGTCCGCCACCACTCCTCCTGTCAAATCCTCCTTCTCTCAGAACTTCAGCTCCATAGGACTTGGCTACGCAATCGCAATTGCTTTCGGCTTCCTCGTCCTCTTCTCCACCATCCTTCTCGCATCCTATATCTGCTGCCGTTCAGCAACCGCACGCCGACGCCGCCGACATCATCGCTCCCTGTCTTCCACAAACCCCGCTCCCTCCACTGAGAACAGCGTCTACCTCCCCCGGATAATCTTCGTAGCCGAGGATGACGAGAGCGACTCACAAAACGTGGTCGTTGGGCTCGATCAGTCGGTCATCGACTCTTACCCCAAGTTCGTCTTCTCGAAGAGAAACGGAAACGGGGGAAACGAAACCGTCTGCTCGATCTGTTTGTGTGAGTATAGGGAAGCGGAAATGCTGAGAATGCTACCAGATTGTAGGCACTACTTTCACGTTATGTGTGTGGATGCGTGGCTTAAGCTGAATGCGTCGTGTCCCGTTTGCCGTAACTCTCCGTTGCTGACGCCGTTATCCACGCCGTTGCAGGAAGTGGTACCGCTCTCTCAATACTCCGATGGCCGGAGGACAGCATAA
- the LOC140988574 gene encoding desiccation-related protein PCC27-45-like → MNLVDKAKNFVADKVADVKKPEASITDVDLKDVGSQGITYLAKISVKNPYGVSVPICDIKYSLKSVDRIIASGVVPDPGSLKGNDDTMLDVGIKVPHSVLVSLIKDIGADWDVDYLLEIKLIVDLPVVGNITIPLSQKGEMKLPSFADFFK, encoded by the exons atgaatttGGTGGACAAGGCTAAGAATTTTGTAGCAGACAAAGTGGCTGACGTTAAGAAGCCTGAAGCTTCGATAACGGACGTCGATCTGAAGGACGTGGGCAGTCAGGGAATCACTTATTTGGCGAAGATCTCCGTCAAGAATCCTTACGGCGTCTCCGTTCCCATCTGCGACATCAAGTACTCACTCAAAAGCGTCGACag GATAATAGCTTCGGGTGTGGTTCCGGATCCAGGATCTTTGAAAGGGAACGACGATACGATGCTAGACGTAGGGATAAAAGTGCCACACAGTGTGCTAGTGAGCTTGATAAAGGACATCGGCGCAGATTGGGATGTGGACTACTTGCTCGAAATCAAGCTCATCGTGGATCTTCCCGTCGTCGGAAACATAACCATTCCCCTTTCTCAGAAGGGAGAGATGAAGCTTCCCTCTTTCGCCGACTTTTTTAAATAA